Proteins found in one candidate division WOR-3 bacterium genomic segment:
- a CDS encoding 4Fe-4S binding protein: MPPVAISFYSMEFNKTGSWRSFRPVIDYDKCTFCAICWKFCPEISIKLEKIEEKGKERFKPIVDYDYCKGCGICWEECPSGAIKVEEEK, translated from the coding sequence ATGCCCCCTGTTGCTATTTCTTTTTACTCAATGGAGTTTAATAAAACGGGTAGCTGGAGGAGTTTTAGGCCTGTAATTGATTATGATAAATGCACTTTTTGTGCCATTTGTTGGAAATTTTGCCCTGAGATTTCAATAAAACTTGAGAAGATAGAGGAGAAAGGAAAAGAAAGATTTAAACCTATTGTTGATTATGATTATTGTAAAGGTTGTGGAATTTGTTGGGAAGAATGTCCTTCTGGAGCTATTAAAGTAGAGGAAGAAAAATGA
- a CDS encoding transketolase C-terminal domain-containing protein, whose product MRKVLMGNHALSYGVKLSRAEVIAAYPITPQTEVVELLSEMCASGELKAKFIKVESEHSAMAALIGASFTGARTFTATSSQGLALMHEMLHWAAGARTPIVMGNINRAFGPPWSIWTDQNDSLSQRDTGWMQVYAQNNQEVLDSVIQAYKVAETVELPAMIVLAAFVLSHTSEPVEIPDQEKVDEFLPPYKRKYKIDPEEPHAFGGLTTPDNYFEFRYKIQKAMEKALNEWEKVGEEFGEIFGRRYGLVETYKAEDAKNLIVSSGTIASTARRAVDILREKGEKVGLIRVRVFRPFPGEKISEILSSANKAVVIDRNISFGASGIFYQEIKAAIYNKIKKPKIFGVITGLGGRDVTSKDIVEIYKEVMKMEEPSSEIIWQGVNL is encoded by the coding sequence ATGAGAAAAGTTTTAATGGGGAACCACGCTTTGTCCTATGGAGTAAAACTTTCAAGGGCAGAAGTAATTGCGGCTTATCCAATAACTCCTCAGACTGAGGTTGTAGAACTACTTTCTGAGATGTGTGCTTCTGGAGAACTTAAAGCGAAATTTATCAAGGTGGAATCGGAGCATTCTGCAATGGCTGCTCTTATAGGAGCTTCTTTTACAGGAGCAAGGACTTTTACAGCTACTTCTTCTCAAGGTCTTGCTCTTATGCATGAGATGCTCCATTGGGCAGCTGGGGCTAGAACTCCAATTGTGATGGGAAATATAAATAGAGCTTTTGGCCCTCCATGGTCCATTTGGACAGACCAAAATGACTCTCTTTCTCAAAGAGACACAGGTTGGATGCAGGTTTATGCTCAAAACAATCAAGAAGTTTTAGATTCTGTTATCCAAGCTTATAAGGTAGCTGAGACTGTTGAACTTCCCGCAATGATTGTCCTTGCCGCATTTGTGCTTTCCCACACTTCCGAACCAGTTGAAATCCCAGACCAGGAAAAAGTTGATGAATTTCTTCCTCCTTATAAAAGAAAATATAAGATAGATCCAGAAGAACCTCACGCATTTGGGGGGTTAACAACTCCTGATAACTATTTTGAATTTAGATATAAGATTCAGAAAGCTATGGAAAAAGCCTTGAATGAATGGGAAAAGGTTGGAGAGGAATTTGGAGAGATTTTTGGGAGAAGATACGGTCTTGTTGAAACTTATAAGGCTGAGGATGCGAAAAATTTAATTGTTTCCTCAGGAACTATTGCTTCTACAGCAAGGAGAGCTGTAGATATCCTTCGCGAAAAAGGAGAGAAGGTTGGTCTTATTCGAGTTAGAGTTTTTAGACCTTTTCCTGGCGAAAAAATTAGTGAGATTCTAAGTTCTGCCAACAAAGCTGTTGTTATTGACAGGAATATAAGTTTTGGTGCTTCTGGTATATTCTATCAAGAGATAAAAGCTGCTATTTATAATAAAATTAAAAAACCAAAAATATTTGGTGTAATAACAGGCCTTGGAGGAAGAGATGTTACAAGCAAGGATATTGTGGAAATATATAAAGAGGTAATGAAGATGGAGGAGCCATCTTCTGAAATAATTTGGCAGGGTGTAAATTTATGA
- a CDS encoding thiamine pyrophosphate-dependent enzyme: MKLSIPEEEIIGLGNFGCQGCGAVLAMRYALKALGRNTIITLPACCWSVIDGPFPHSLVNVSLFHTAFETAAPAASGIRAGLEVKGKKANVVAWAGDGATYDIGFGAISGVAERNEDIIYVCYDNEAYMNTGNQRSSATPFKAVTTTTPINSPKENHKKDIVSIMADHQIPYLATASIAYPEDLIEKFKKAKDIKGMRFMLIFCPCPTGWKYSPSLTIKLARLAVQTRIFPLLEVEFGKKWALTKDILRPKPVEEYLKLQGRFKHLKEEDIKEIQHLVDENWERLLEKIKR, translated from the coding sequence ATGAAATTGAGTATTCCAGAAGAAGAAATAATTGGCTTGGGGAATTTTGGATGTCAAGGATGTGGTGCTGTTCTTGCGATGAGATACGCTCTTAAAGCTTTAGGTAGAAATACCATTATTACCCTGCCAGCCTGTTGTTGGTCGGTGATCGACGGTCCTTTTCCTCATTCCTTAGTAAATGTTTCTCTTTTTCATACGGCTTTTGAAACCGCTGCTCCTGCAGCTTCAGGGATTAGAGCAGGTTTAGAAGTAAAAGGTAAGAAGGCAAATGTTGTTGCCTGGGCTGGGGATGGAGCTACTTATGACATAGGTTTTGGAGCAATTTCTGGAGTGGCAGAAAGAAATGAGGACATAATTTATGTATGTTATGATAATGAAGCATATATGAATACAGGAAATCAAAGAAGTAGCGCCACACCTTTTAAAGCAGTAACAACCACAACACCTATTAATTCTCCAAAGGAGAATCACAAAAAGGATATTGTTTCTATAATGGCGGATCACCAGATCCCATATCTTGCTACAGCTTCAATTGCTTATCCTGAAGATTTAATAGAGAAATTTAAAAAGGCAAAAGATATAAAAGGGATGAGGTTTATGCTTATATTTTGTCCCTGCCCTACAGGTTGGAAATATTCTCCCTCTTTAACAATTAAACTTGCAAGGCTGGCTGTTCAAACGAGGATTTTCCCTCTTCTTGAAGTTGAGTTTGGGAAGAAGTGGGCTCTTACAAAAGATATTCTAAGACCAAAACCTGTTGAAGAGTATCTTAAACTCCAAGGTAGATTTAAACATCTTAAGGAAGAAGATATAAAAGAAATTCAACATCTTGTGGATGAGAATTGGGAAAGACTACTTGAAAAAATAAAAAGATGA
- a CDS encoding YebC/PmpR family DNA-binding transcriptional regulator produces MSGHSKWHRIRHQKAQEDKKRGMLFSKLARKISVAARKGKDPEKNIELRNAIEEARNNNMPKDNIERAILRGSGELEGVEYSEVSYEGYGPGGVALLIECLTDNKNRTASGIRHIMETNGGKLGAEGCVSYLFERKGIIYVPKKNVQEEELYDVAIEAGASDIKEEDEVFEIHTTDNDLHKVYKALRDKNIPVEHFQITFLPKVTKSVEDEEARRLLRLIAKLEDLEDVQAVHSNFEISDKILAEIGSEN; encoded by the coding sequence ATGTCAGGTCATTCTAAATGGCATAGAATAAGACATCAGAAAGCTCAAGAAGATAAGAAAAGAGGAATGCTATTTTCGAAGCTTGCTCGAAAGATTTCTGTAGCTGCAAGAAAAGGGAAAGATCCGGAGAAGAATATTGAACTTCGCAATGCTATTGAAGAAGCCAGAAATAACAATATGCCAAAGGATAATATTGAAAGGGCAATTCTTAGGGGCTCAGGAGAACTTGAGGGTGTGGAATATTCAGAAGTTTCTTATGAAGGTTATGGACCAGGAGGAGTTGCTTTACTCATTGAGTGTTTAACAGATAATAAAAATAGGACGGCTTCCGGGATAAGACACATAATGGAGACAAATGGTGGAAAATTAGGAGCAGAAGGTTGTGTCTCTTATCTTTTTGAAAGGAAAGGCATTATTTATGTTCCAAAGAAAAATGTTCAAGAGGAAGAGCTTTATGATGTTGCTATTGAAGCAGGAGCTTCGGATATAAAAGAAGAAGATGAGGTTTTTGAAATTCATACAACTGATAACGATTTACACAAAGTTTACAAAGCACTTCGGGATAAGAACATTCCTGTGGAGCATTTCCAGATTACATTCCTTCCAAAAGTCACAAAGTCTGTAGAAGATGAAGAGGCAAGAAGATTGCTTCGGCTTATTGCTAAGTTAGAAGACCTTGAAGACGTTCAAGCTGTCCATTCTAATTTTGAGATTTCAGATAAAATTCTCGCAGAGATAGGTTCCGAAAATTGA
- the ruvC gene encoding crossover junction endodeoxyribonuclease RuvC, with the protein MKILGIDPGLSQTGIAIFSQGEEGFKISWKTLRHKKGNGRLYKYFEALLELIQKEKPDKIVIESIFHGPSVETLIKIAELRGVYLLLAEMKKLPILEFTPREIKQSVTGSGASSKEQVRFMVKKILGINEQISFDVSDAFAAIICYLNKVCLNQLRE; encoded by the coding sequence TTGAAAATTCTGGGAATAGACCCTGGTCTTTCCCAAACAGGGATTGCTATATTCTCTCAAGGAGAAGAGGGTTTTAAAATTTCGTGGAAGACTTTGAGGCATAAAAAGGGGAATGGGAGGTTATATAAGTACTTTGAGGCCCTTTTGGAATTAATTCAAAAGGAAAAACCAGATAAGATTGTTATAGAAAGTATTTTTCATGGTCCTAGTGTAGAAACATTAATCAAGATTGCGGAGCTTCGAGGAGTTTATTTACTTCTTGCCGAGATGAAAAAATTACCTATTTTAGAGTTTACTCCAAGGGAGATAAAACAATCAGTTACAGGTTCAGGAGCTTCTTCTAAAGAACAGGTCCGATTTATGGTAAAAAAAATTCTTGGGATCAATGAACAAATTTCTTTTGATGTTTCTGATGCTTTTGCTGCAATAATCTGTTATTTAAACAAGGTATGCTTGAATCAATTAAGGGAGTAG
- the ruvA gene encoding Holliday junction branch migration protein RuvA, which produces MLESIKGVVLEINKEKITLDVGGFGVLVNAVMESAFPLVGDEIFLYTHLSMTQNGVEIYGFENKEERELFRTLIKIPNIGPKTAFSLMVSLGGSGIRKALDEENADLISNVKGIGSKTAKRIILELKDKLKFTPTKEFEEAKRALITIGYSAKEAEEAIREVMKKEKYLSVDEIVKKVLKET; this is translated from the coding sequence ATGCTTGAATCAATTAAGGGAGTAGTTTTAGAGATAAATAAAGAAAAAATTACCTTGGATGTTGGTGGTTTTGGAGTTTTAGTTAATGCTGTTATGGAGAGTGCTTTTCCTTTGGTCGGAGACGAAATTTTTCTTTATACTCATCTCTCAATGACTCAAAATGGTGTTGAGATCTACGGTTTTGAAAATAAAGAGGAAAGAGAACTTTTTAGAACCCTTATTAAAATTCCAAATATTGGGCCTAAAACTGCTTTTTCTTTAATGGTTAGTCTTGGAGGGAGTGGGATTAGAAAGGCTTTGGATGAGGAGAATGCCGATCTAATTTCAAATGTTAAAGGGATTGGGAGTAAAACAGCGAAAAGAATAATTCTTGAGCTTAAAGATAAATTAAAATTTACCCCAACAAAGGAATTTGAAGAGGCAAAAAGAGCTCTTATTACCATAGGGTATAGTGCAAAGGAAGCAGAAGAGGCAATTAGAGAGGTTATGAAGAAAGAAAAATATCTGTCTGTGGATGAAATAGTTAAAAAGGTGTTGAAGGAAACATGA
- the ruvB gene encoding Holliday junction branch migration DNA helicase RuvB translates to MRITSPSLDPLDAQYEKSLRPRWFSEFINQDRVKENLEVFTKAAKKRNEPLDHILLFGPPGLGKTTLAYIIANELGVNITTVAGPVLQKPRDLAGILTKLHRFDVLFIDEIHRLNKNVEEYLYKAMEDFSIDITIDSGPNARSIEINLQPFTLVGATTRTGLLSGALRSRFGYSPRLSHYHWEDLTLILERSAKILDIKITEEALEEIAKRSRGTPRIANRLLRRVRDFAEVKGKKKIDLEITKYALEQLEVDSCGLDIMDKAILKTIIEKFGGGPVGLKTLATSLGESAETIEEVFEPFLIISGFLKRTPQGREATPLAYEHLNLSPPHNKGRAKTLF, encoded by the coding sequence ATGAGAATTACTTCCCCTTCTTTAGATCCTCTTGATGCACAATACGAAAAAAGTCTTCGCCCAAGATGGTTTTCTGAGTTTATAAATCAAGATAGGGTAAAAGAAAATCTTGAAGTTTTTACAAAAGCAGCAAAAAAAAGGAATGAGCCTCTTGATCACATTCTTCTTTTTGGCCCACCAGGGCTTGGGAAAACGACCCTTGCCTACATTATAGCGAATGAGTTAGGAGTTAATATAACAACTGTGGCAGGACCGGTTTTACAAAAACCAAGAGATCTTGCAGGCATTCTTACAAAACTTCATCGTTTTGATGTGCTTTTTATTGATGAAATTCATCGTCTTAATAAGAATGTGGAGGAATACTTATATAAAGCGATGGAAGATTTTTCTATTGATATAACAATAGATTCTGGGCCAAATGCAAGGTCAATAGAAATAAATCTCCAACCCTTTACCTTAGTTGGGGCAACAACAAGGACAGGACTCCTTTCAGGGGCTCTCCGATCAAGGTTTGGTTATAGCCCTCGTCTCAGTCATTATCATTGGGAAGACTTAACTTTGATTCTTGAGCGTTCTGCAAAAATCCTTGACATAAAAATAACTGAGGAAGCTTTGGAAGAGATAGCAAAAAGATCAAGGGGAACGCCAAGAATAGCAAACAGATTGTTGCGAAGGGTCAGAGATTTTGCAGAGGTTAAAGGTAAGAAAAAAATTGACTTAGAAATAACAAAATACGCCTTAGAACAACTTGAGGTTGATTCCTGCGGCCTTGACATTATGGATAAAGCAATTTTAAAAACAATAATAGAAAAATTTGGAGGAGGTCCTGTTGGATTAAAAACTCTTGCCACTTCTCTTGGGGAAAGTGCAGAAACAATTGAAGAAGTTTTTGAGCCATTTTTAATAATAAGTGGATTTTTGAAAAGAACTCCTCAAGGCAGAGAAGCAACACCTCTTGCTTATGAACATCTAAATCTTTCTCCTCCTCATAATAAAGGGAGAGCTAAAACTCTATTTTAA
- a CDS encoding glycoside hydrolase family 88 protein: MKLNKLRILFVVLLLFFFCKKIDFAKDEFLEGEALIVIGKKLILDLLKRPNLMIYEAEFWRGIHYAEACAGFGAARLAGLFRDKEIIEKITIRYRRVVEDGLIRNPNHVDANVYGILPLELYIQTKDESFLKEGLELANKQWEDTLPGGITKQIRYWIDDVWMIGALQIQAYRATRKEIYLERAAKVISLYLKRLQKENGLFYHGEEAPIFWGRGNGWVAVGLAELLTELPSTNPYYPSILEGYRKMMNALIKYQTKSGMWRQILDKEKSWEESSCTAMFGYAITVGVKKGLLPREKFTPAYKKAWKALVKYIDEEGKLTNVCGGTGKSKEISYYLNRPKLKGDLHGQAACLWFVYSLLFEY, from the coding sequence ATGAAACTAAATAAATTAAGAATACTTTTTGTTGTTTTACTTCTCTTTTTTTTCTGTAAAAAGATAGATTTTGCAAAAGATGAATTTTTAGAAGGAGAAGCCCTTATTGTTATAGGAAAGAAACTCATTTTGGATTTGCTTAAAAGACCAAATCTAATGATTTACGAGGCAGAGTTCTGGAGAGGAATTCATTATGCAGAAGCTTGTGCAGGGTTTGGTGCGGCAAGACTCGCGGGTCTTTTTAGGGATAAAGAAATAATTGAGAAAATTACTATTCGTTACAGAAGAGTAGTAGAAGATGGCTTAATTAGGAATCCAAACCATGTGGATGCGAATGTGTATGGGATCTTACCCCTTGAGTTGTATATCCAAACTAAGGATGAGAGTTTTCTTAAAGAGGGTCTTGAGCTTGCGAATAAACAGTGGGAGGATACTCTCCCTGGCGGAATAACTAAACAGATTAGATATTGGATTGATGATGTTTGGATGATTGGCGCTCTTCAGATCCAAGCGTATAGGGCAACTAGGAAAGAGATTTATCTTGAAAGGGCTGCCAAGGTAATTAGTTTATACCTTAAGAGGCTGCAAAAAGAGAATGGTTTATTTTATCATGGAGAAGAAGCTCCAATTTTCTGGGGTAGGGGAAATGGTTGGGTAGCTGTAGGGTTGGCAGAGTTGTTGACAGAACTTCCTTCAACTAATCCTTATTATCCTTCAATTTTAGAAGGATATAGGAAAATGATGAATGCATTAATAAAATATCAAACTAAAAGTGGTATGTGGAGGCAGATTTTAGATAAAGAGAAATCTTGGGAAGAGAGTTCCTGCACAGCAATGTTTGGTTATGCAATAACAGTGGGTGTAAAAAAAGGTCTTTTACCAAGAGAGAAATTTACGCCTGCTTATAAGAAAGCTTGGAAAGCTCTTGTTAAATATATAGACGAAGAAGGAAAGTTGACAAATGTGTGTGGTGGGACAGGAAAAAGTAAAGAGATAAGTTACTATCTCAACCGTCCAAAACTAAAAGGAGATCTTCATGGGCAAGCTGCTTGCCTCTGGTTTGTTTATAGCCTTTTATTTGAATATTAA
- a CDS encoding amidohydrolase, with product MKGVLKKVELIKDYIVKVRRELHQHPEPAFEETWTHNFIERELKAIGLKPKTLNKTGLIADLGKGKKRVALRADMDALPIKEETSLPYKSKNEGYMHACGHDAHMAMLLGVAKLLSGEKDPPPVRFIFQPSEEKIPGGAKGMIEEGALKGVSEIYAIHIKPDEELGKLILKKGVMLAAADEMEIKIKGKGSHAAEPHKGVDPIYVSALFINQIQGLVSRRSNPQTPFVISICAIHGGTAFNIIPDEVEMKGTVRTVEKELWQNAPQWIGDVLEALKISLGADYELLYRRGYPILKNDPQKTEELANLAKELFKIEFMEAPIMGGEDFAYYLEKVPGAFVFMGGGNSKKGIHSKLHSSTFNIDEDSLVFGVALLYLLVKR from the coding sequence ATGAAAGGTGTTCTTAAAAAAGTAGAATTAATAAAAGATTACATAGTAAAAGTAAGGAGAGAATTACATCAGCATCCAGAGCCTGCTTTCGAAGAGACTTGGACCCATAATTTTATTGAAAGGGAGCTTAAAGCTATAGGGCTTAAACCGAAGACTTTAAATAAAACAGGTCTTATAGCGGATTTGGGGAAAGGAAAAAAAAGAGTAGCTTTGAGAGCAGATATGGATGCCTTACCCATTAAAGAAGAAACTTCTTTACCATACAAGTCAAAAAATGAAGGTTATATGCATGCCTGTGGCCATGATGCTCATATGGCTATGCTTCTTGGAGTTGCAAAGCTTCTTTCTGGTGAAAAGGACCCCCCTCCAGTAAGATTCATATTTCAACCTTCTGAGGAAAAAATCCCAGGAGGAGCGAAGGGAATGATAGAAGAAGGAGCTTTAAAAGGGGTGTCAGAGATTTATGCAATTCACATTAAACCAGATGAGGAGCTCGGAAAATTAATATTAAAAAAGGGGGTTATGCTTGCAGCTGCTGACGAGATGGAAATAAAGATAAAAGGGAAAGGTTCACACGCTGCAGAACCACATAAAGGGGTAGATCCTATTTATGTTTCTGCTTTGTTTATAAATCAAATCCAAGGGCTTGTTTCAAGAAGGAGTAATCCTCAGACTCCATTTGTTATTTCTATCTGTGCAATTCATGGAGGCACAGCATTTAATATAATTCCAGATGAGGTTGAAATGAAGGGAACTGTTAGGACGGTTGAGAAAGAATTGTGGCAGAATGCCCCTCAATGGATTGGAGATGTTCTTGAAGCTCTTAAGATATCCTTAGGAGCAGACTATGAACTTTTGTATCGGAGAGGTTATCCCATATTAAAGAATGATCCGCAAAAGACAGAGGAATTAGCGAACTTGGCAAAAGAGTTATTCAAAATTGAGTTTATGGAAGCTCCAATTATGGGCGGAGAGGATTTCGCTTATTATCTTGAGAAAGTTCCAGGAGCTTTTGTCTTTATGGGGGGTGGTAATTCAAAGAAGGGAATTCATTCTAAACTTCACTCTTCTACCTTTAATATTGATGAAGATTCTCTTGTTTTTGGGGTAGCCCTACTTTATCTTCTTGTTAAAAGATAA
- a CDS encoding homoserine dehydrogenase, with protein MKIALIGLGTVNRGFLELLLEKKEELSEKYNFSPLVVAISDPLVGSVFSEEGIVIEEVISLLEKENSIKNYSSGEKGWDSEKTILESGADTIVEATPTDLKTGDPGLSLLRLALTNKKDVVTTNKGPIALAYKELKKLAQQNGVFLRFEGTVLSGTPVINFVQANLKGIEIKEVRGIMNGTANYILTKMELGFSYEEALSRAKKKGIAEEQPEADIKGWDSAAKIVIIANVLMGGNLKVSEVSVKGIDTVTEKDIIKALNEGKHWKLIATARKEGDKIIASVTPEILSDKDPLSKITGTINAINFATDVLGNVMISGPGAGKRETGYAILSDLIYINEKRRV; from the coding sequence ATGAAAATAGCATTAATAGGTTTAGGAACTGTAAATAGAGGTTTTTTAGAATTGCTTCTTGAAAAGAAGGAGGAACTTTCGGAAAAATATAATTTTTCTCCTTTAGTTGTAGCTATTTCCGATCCTTTAGTAGGCTCTGTTTTCTCTGAAGAAGGAATTGTGATTGAGGAGGTAATATCCTTATTAGAGAAAGAAAATAGTATAAAGAATTATTCTTCTGGGGAAAAGGGGTGGGATTCCGAGAAGACCATATTAGAATCAGGAGCAGATACAATTGTGGAGGCAACACCAACAGATTTAAAAACAGGTGATCCTGGTTTGTCTCTTCTTCGACTTGCTCTAACTAATAAAAAGGATGTTGTTACAACTAATAAGGGCCCCATTGCTCTTGCTTATAAAGAATTAAAAAAGCTTGCTCAACAAAATGGGGTTTTTTTAAGATTTGAAGGAACTGTTCTTTCAGGGACACCTGTAATAAATTTTGTTCAGGCTAACTTAAAGGGAATAGAGATAAAAGAAGTGAGAGGGATAATGAATGGAACCGCTAATTATATCCTTACTAAAATGGAGCTTGGATTTTCTTATGAAGAGGCACTAAGTAGAGCAAAAAAGAAGGGGATTGCAGAAGAGCAACCCGAAGCTGATATAAAAGGTTGGGATTCGGCTGCAAAGATAGTAATAATTGCAAATGTTCTTATGGGAGGAAATTTAAAGGTTAGTGAGGTGAGTGTTAAGGGTATTGATACTGTTACCGAGAAGGATATAATCAAAGCTCTAAATGAAGGTAAGCACTGGAAACTAATAGCTACAGCAAGAAAAGAGGGGGATAAGATAATTGCTTCTGTTACACCAGAAATTTTAAGTGATAAAGATCCTCTTTCTAAAATAACAGGAACAATAAATGCAATAAATTTTGCAACGGATGTTCTTGGGAATGTAATGATCTCAGGCCCTGGAGCAGGAAAAAGGGAGACTGGTTATGCTATTCTTTCTGATCTAATTTATATAAATGAAAAAAGGAGGGTATAA
- a CDS encoding sodium-dependent transporter, protein MEKKRERWGSRASFLFAVIGSTVGLGNVWRFPYITYENGGGAFLIPYLVALITAGIPLMILEYYVGHFTQSSPPLAFKKVWHRSEWIGWFAILIIFFLSTYYCTIMGWCFNYLYHSFTLRWGNTAQSVSSFFNNSVLQLSKSPSILGGIRWPIVFGLAAVWIWIYLSLFKGIETLGKIVYFTVIIPWVIIVVMVVRGLTLPGALEGIKFYLTPKFPALLNPKVWLAAYGQVFFTLSLAMGTLIVYASYLHEEADITANAYITSVADTLTAFVAGFAVFSTLGYLAQATGVTIKDVVTSGIGLAFVTYPTAISLLPVGAQFFGALFFLLLLTLGIDSAFSMVEPVVESIVDKWGKKKKYVLPIICFLGFLFGFPFATKAGLYWIDIVDHFITNYGITLVGLCECILIGYVLGAKKAREYINRVSEKKIGKWWDIFIMIITPTFLGISFVMQLFKLLFGIIVKKEGYGGYEPWTTYLAIGFILILIISSIFLAKRKGAV, encoded by the coding sequence GTGGAGAAAAAAAGAGAAAGATGGGGTTCAAGGGCTTCTTTTCTTTTTGCAGTTATTGGCTCTACAGTAGGACTTGGTAATGTTTGGAGATTTCCTTATATCACATATGAAAATGGGGGAGGAGCCTTTTTGATCCCTTATTTAGTTGCCTTAATTACAGCAGGAATACCCTTAATGATATTGGAATATTATGTTGGACATTTTACTCAGAGCTCTCCTCCACTTGCTTTTAAAAAAGTCTGGCATAGGTCAGAATGGATTGGTTGGTTTGCCATATTAATCATATTCTTTTTATCCACCTATTACTGCACTATTATGGGTTGGTGTTTTAATTATCTGTATCACTCTTTTACATTGAGATGGGGGAATACAGCTCAATCAGTGAGTTCTTTCTTTAACAATAGCGTTCTTCAACTTTCAAAATCTCCGTCTATTTTGGGTGGGATTAGATGGCCAATAGTTTTTGGTTTGGCTGCTGTTTGGATATGGATTTATTTAAGTTTATTTAAAGGAATTGAAACTCTTGGTAAAATTGTTTATTTTACGGTTATAATTCCATGGGTGATAATTGTGGTTATGGTTGTAAGAGGACTGACCCTTCCTGGGGCTTTGGAGGGAATCAAGTTTTATCTTACCCCAAAATTTCCGGCTCTCCTTAATCCTAAAGTTTGGCTTGCTGCTTATGGCCAGGTGTTCTTTACATTATCTCTTGCTATGGGAACTTTAATTGTTTATGCAAGTTATTTACATGAGGAAGCAGATATTACCGCAAATGCTTACATAACAAGTGTGGCTGATACTTTAACCGCTTTTGTTGCAGGATTTGCTGTGTTTTCTACTCTTGGGTATCTTGCTCAAGCTACAGGTGTGACTATTAAAGATGTTGTGACTTCTGGAATTGGGCTTGCTTTTGTCACTTATCCTACAGCTATAAGTTTACTTCCAGTTGGCGCTCAGTTCTTTGGAGCTCTTTTCTTTCTCTTACTCTTAACCCTTGGAATAGACTCGGCTTTTTCAATGGTTGAACCTGTAGTTGAAAGTATCGTAGATAAATGGGGGAAAAAGAAAAAATATGTTCTTCCAATTATTTGTTTTTTGGGTTTTCTTTTTGGTTTTCCTTTTGCAACGAAAGCTGGGCTTTACTGGATTGATATAGTAGACCATTTTATAACAAACTATGGGATAACATTGGTTGGTTTGTGTGAATGTATACTCATAGGTTATGTGCTTGGTGCTAAGAAGGCAAGAGAATATATAAATAGGGTTTCAGAAAAGAAAATAGGTAAATGGTGGGATATATTTATAATGATTATTACTCCTACTTTTCTTGGAATTTCTTTTGTTATGCAGTTATTCAAGCTTCTCTTCGGGATTATTGTGAAGAAAGAAGGATATGGAGGTTATGAACCATGGACAACTTATTTGGCTATAGGTTTTATTCTCATTTTGATAATTAGCTCTATATTTCTTGCTAAAAGAAAAGGAGCAGTATAG